A DNA window from Solanum lycopersicum chromosome 3, SLM_r2.1 contains the following coding sequences:
- the LOC101253462 gene encoding aarF domain-containing protein kinase isoform X2 yields MAAYHYSLTLSFRLLHQQTLLIGIVPMFCEFLLVILRHRIYLLLVFKTANSSTGLPTQLQLGLLSPLYLRKLFERMGATYIKLGQFIASAPTLFPPEYVQEFQYCFDRAPAVPFEQIQTILREELGRPIDTVFEYIDPTPVASASIAQVHGARIRGTGEDVVIKVLKPGIEDILVADLNFIYIAARILEFLSPDLSRASLVAIVKDIRESMLEEVDFNKEATNVESFRNYLEAMGLTRQATAPKVYRQYSTKRILTMERLYGVPLTDLDSIKSLVSSPETSLITALNVWFGSLLACESFHADVHAGNLWQLRDGRIGFLDFGIVGRISPKTWAAMEVFLQSIAIEDYESMASALIDMGATGKDVDTKAFARDLEKIFLSIQDLDTEIIVAAARDTNTNATTVAANVAFDERQMNALFLDVVRVGESYGLKFPREFALLMKQLLYFDRYTRLLAPNMNMYRDQRINVVSKQRQQRNIYQ; encoded by the exons ATGGCCGCTTACCACTACTCACTCACTCTCAG TTTCCGATTGTTACACCAACAAACATTGCTTATCGGAATCGTCCCAATGTTTTGCGAGTTTTTGCTCGTTATTCTCAGACACAGGATCTATTTACTTCTCGTCTTCAAG ACGGCAAACTCGTCCACTGGACTACCAACTCAGCTGCAGCTTGGGCTATTATCTCCCCTATATTTGAGGAAATTGTTTGAACGCATGGGTGCAACTTATATCAAATTAGGTcag TTTATTGCATCCGCACCCACGTTGTTTCCACCGGAGTATGTTCAAGAATTCCAGTACTGTTTTGACAGGGCTCCTGCAGTTCCTTTTGAACAGATCCAAACAATCTTGCGTGAGGAGCTAGGCAGACCAATTGATACCGTGTTTGAATATATTGATCCCACACCAGTTGCCTCTGCATCAATTGCTCAg GTGCACGGTGCAAGAATAAGAGGCACAGGGGAGGATGTAGTGATAAAGGTTTTGAAACCTGGAATAGAAGATATTTTGGTAGCAGATCTGAACTTTATTTACATTGCAGCACGTATCCTGGAGTTTTTGAGTCCTGATCTAAGCCGTGCATCTCTG GTTGCTATTGTCAAAGACATACGAGAATCAATGCTAGAAGAAGTTGACTTCAACAAGGAGGCTACAAATGTTGAGTCGTTTAGGAATTATTTAGAAGCCATGGGACTAACTAGGCAGGCCACTGCTCCAAAAGTCTACCGTCAATATAGTACTAAGCGTATTCTGACTATGGAGAGGCTATATGGAGTACCATTGACAGACTTAGACTCTATTAAGTCACTGGTTTCCAGTCCAGAAACCAGTCTTATTACTGCCCTTAATGTTTG GTTTGGAAGTCTGCTTGCCTGTGAATCTTTCCATGCCGATGTACATGCTGGCAATTTGTGGCAACTACGTGATGGGCGTATTGGGTTCCTTGACTTCG GAATTGTTGGTCGCATATCTCCAAAGACATGGGCTGCTATGGAAGTATTTCTGCAATCTATTGCAATTGAAGATTATGAGTCGATGGCATCTGCTCTAATTGACATGGGTGCTACAGGAAAGGATGTGGACACGAAGGCTTTTGCGAGGGActtggagaaaatatttttgtcgaTTCAG GATCTAGATACAGAAATCATTGTTGCGGCTGCCAGGGACACAAATACAAATGCTACTACTGTTGCTGCCAATGTAGCATTTGATGAGAGACAAATGAACGCACTATTTCTGGACGTG GTTAGAGTTGGTGAATCTTATGGATTGAAATTTCCTCGTGAGTTTGCACTTCTGATGAAGCAACTTCTCTATTTTGACCGCTACACCAGATTGTTAGCTCCAAACATGAACATGTATCGAGATCAGAGGATCAACGTCGTCTCTAAGCAAAGACAACAAAGGAACATATACCAATGA
- the LOC101253462 gene encoding aarF domain-containing protein kinase isoform X1, with translation MAVVTVLRGVSHGRLPLLTHSQFPIVTPTNIAYRNRPNVLRVFARYSQTQDLFTSRLQDRLENLPKLVEDIVQTSLSTGPRGALRLAQGVQAVVGVGSEWLQDVSKTANSSTGLPTQLQLGLLSPLYLRKLFERMGATYIKLGQFIASAPTLFPPEYVQEFQYCFDRAPAVPFEQIQTILREELGRPIDTVFEYIDPTPVASASIAQVHGARIRGTGEDVVIKVLKPGIEDILVADLNFIYIAARILEFLSPDLSRASLVAIVKDIRESMLEEVDFNKEATNVESFRNYLEAMGLTRQATAPKVYRQYSTKRILTMERLYGVPLTDLDSIKSLVSSPETSLITALNVWFGSLLACESFHADVHAGNLWQLRDGRIGFLDFGIVGRISPKTWAAMEVFLQSIAIEDYESMASALIDMGATGKDVDTKAFARDLEKIFLSIQVRVGESYGLKFPREFALLMKQLLYFDRYTRLLAPNMNMYRDQRINVVSKQRQQRNIYQ, from the exons ATGGCAGTTGTTACAGTGTTGAGGGGCGTCTCTCATGGCCGCTTACCACTACTCACTCACTCTCAG TTTCCGATTGTTACACCAACAAACATTGCTTATCGGAATCGTCCCAATGTTTTGCGAGTTTTTGCTCGTTATTCTCAGACACAGGATCTATTTACTTCTCGTCTTCAAG ATCGTCTAGAGAACTTGCCCAAACTTGTGGAGGATATTGTCCAAACATCTCTAAGCACCGGTCCTCGTGGAGCCTTAAGGTTAGCTCAGGGTGTCCAAGCTGTAGTTGGAGTAGGCAGTGAGTGGCTGCAAGATGTATCTAAG ACGGCAAACTCGTCCACTGGACTACCAACTCAGCTGCAGCTTGGGCTATTATCTCCCCTATATTTGAGGAAATTGTTTGAACGCATGGGTGCAACTTATATCAAATTAGGTcag TTTATTGCATCCGCACCCACGTTGTTTCCACCGGAGTATGTTCAAGAATTCCAGTACTGTTTTGACAGGGCTCCTGCAGTTCCTTTTGAACAGATCCAAACAATCTTGCGTGAGGAGCTAGGCAGACCAATTGATACCGTGTTTGAATATATTGATCCCACACCAGTTGCCTCTGCATCAATTGCTCAg GTGCACGGTGCAAGAATAAGAGGCACAGGGGAGGATGTAGTGATAAAGGTTTTGAAACCTGGAATAGAAGATATTTTGGTAGCAGATCTGAACTTTATTTACATTGCAGCACGTATCCTGGAGTTTTTGAGTCCTGATCTAAGCCGTGCATCTCTG GTTGCTATTGTCAAAGACATACGAGAATCAATGCTAGAAGAAGTTGACTTCAACAAGGAGGCTACAAATGTTGAGTCGTTTAGGAATTATTTAGAAGCCATGGGACTAACTAGGCAGGCCACTGCTCCAAAAGTCTACCGTCAATATAGTACTAAGCGTATTCTGACTATGGAGAGGCTATATGGAGTACCATTGACAGACTTAGACTCTATTAAGTCACTGGTTTCCAGTCCAGAAACCAGTCTTATTACTGCCCTTAATGTTTG GTTTGGAAGTCTGCTTGCCTGTGAATCTTTCCATGCCGATGTACATGCTGGCAATTTGTGGCAACTACGTGATGGGCGTATTGGGTTCCTTGACTTCG GAATTGTTGGTCGCATATCTCCAAAGACATGGGCTGCTATGGAAGTATTTCTGCAATCTATTGCAATTGAAGATTATGAGTCGATGGCATCTGCTCTAATTGACATGGGTGCTACAGGAAAGGATGTGGACACGAAGGCTTTTGCGAGGGActtggagaaaatatttttgtcgaTTCAG GTTAGAGTTGGTGAATCTTATGGATTGAAATTTCCTCGTGAGTTTGCACTTCTGATGAAGCAACTTCTCTATTTTGACCGCTACACCAGATTGTTAGCTCCAAACATGAACATGTATCGAGATCAGAGGATCAACGTCGTCTCTAAGCAAAGACAACAAAGGAACATATACCAATGA
- the LOC101253462 gene encoding aarF domain-containing protein kinase, with protein MAVVTVLRGVSHGRLPLLTHSQFPIVTPTNIAYRNRPNVLRVFARYSQTQDLFTSRLQDRLENLPKLVEDIVQTSLSTGPRGALRLAQGVQAVVGVGSEWLQDVSKTANSSTGLPTQLQLGLLSPLYLRKLFERMGATYIKLGQFIASAPTLFPPEYVQEFQYCFDRAPAVPFEQIQTILREELGRPIDTVFEYIDPTPVASASIAQVHGARIRGTGEDVVIKVLKPGIEDILVADLNFIYIAARILEFLSPDLSRASLVAIVKDIRESMLEEVDFNKEATNVESFRNYLEAMGLTRQATAPKVYRQYSTKRILTMERLYGVPLTDLDSIKSLVSSPETSLITALNVWFGSLLACESFHADVHAGNLWQLRDGRIGFLDFGIVGRISPKTWAAMEVFLQSIAIEDYESMASALIDMGATGKDVDTKAFARDLEKIFLSIQDLDTEIIVAAARDTNTNATTVAANVAFDERQMNALFLDVVRVGESYGLKFPREFALLMKQLLYFDRYTRLLAPNMNMYRDQRINVVSKQRQQRNIYQ; from the exons ATGGCAGTTGTTACAGTGTTGAGGGGCGTCTCTCATGGCCGCTTACCACTACTCACTCACTCTCAG TTTCCGATTGTTACACCAACAAACATTGCTTATCGGAATCGTCCCAATGTTTTGCGAGTTTTTGCTCGTTATTCTCAGACACAGGATCTATTTACTTCTCGTCTTCAAG ATCGTCTAGAGAACTTGCCCAAACTTGTGGAGGATATTGTCCAAACATCTCTAAGCACCGGTCCTCGTGGAGCCTTAAGGTTAGCTCAGGGTGTCCAAGCTGTAGTTGGAGTAGGCAGTGAGTGGCTGCAAGATGTATCTAAG ACGGCAAACTCGTCCACTGGACTACCAACTCAGCTGCAGCTTGGGCTATTATCTCCCCTATATTTGAGGAAATTGTTTGAACGCATGGGTGCAACTTATATCAAATTAGGTcag TTTATTGCATCCGCACCCACGTTGTTTCCACCGGAGTATGTTCAAGAATTCCAGTACTGTTTTGACAGGGCTCCTGCAGTTCCTTTTGAACAGATCCAAACAATCTTGCGTGAGGAGCTAGGCAGACCAATTGATACCGTGTTTGAATATATTGATCCCACACCAGTTGCCTCTGCATCAATTGCTCAg GTGCACGGTGCAAGAATAAGAGGCACAGGGGAGGATGTAGTGATAAAGGTTTTGAAACCTGGAATAGAAGATATTTTGGTAGCAGATCTGAACTTTATTTACATTGCAGCACGTATCCTGGAGTTTTTGAGTCCTGATCTAAGCCGTGCATCTCTG GTTGCTATTGTCAAAGACATACGAGAATCAATGCTAGAAGAAGTTGACTTCAACAAGGAGGCTACAAATGTTGAGTCGTTTAGGAATTATTTAGAAGCCATGGGACTAACTAGGCAGGCCACTGCTCCAAAAGTCTACCGTCAATATAGTACTAAGCGTATTCTGACTATGGAGAGGCTATATGGAGTACCATTGACAGACTTAGACTCTATTAAGTCACTGGTTTCCAGTCCAGAAACCAGTCTTATTACTGCCCTTAATGTTTG GTTTGGAAGTCTGCTTGCCTGTGAATCTTTCCATGCCGATGTACATGCTGGCAATTTGTGGCAACTACGTGATGGGCGTATTGGGTTCCTTGACTTCG GAATTGTTGGTCGCATATCTCCAAAGACATGGGCTGCTATGGAAGTATTTCTGCAATCTATTGCAATTGAAGATTATGAGTCGATGGCATCTGCTCTAATTGACATGGGTGCTACAGGAAAGGATGTGGACACGAAGGCTTTTGCGAGGGActtggagaaaatatttttgtcgaTTCAG GATCTAGATACAGAAATCATTGTTGCGGCTGCCAGGGACACAAATACAAATGCTACTACTGTTGCTGCCAATGTAGCATTTGATGAGAGACAAATGAACGCACTATTTCTGGACGTG GTTAGAGTTGGTGAATCTTATGGATTGAAATTTCCTCGTGAGTTTGCACTTCTGATGAAGCAACTTCTCTATTTTGACCGCTACACCAGATTGTTAGCTCCAAACATGAACATGTATCGAGATCAGAGGATCAACGTCGTCTCTAAGCAAAGACAACAAAGGAACATATACCAATGA